One Dama dama isolate Ldn47 chromosome 16, ASM3311817v1, whole genome shotgun sequence DNA window includes the following coding sequences:
- the SPMIP6 gene encoding sperm microtubule inner protein 6, whose amino-acid sequence MFLFSRKTKTPVSTYSDSYRAPTSIKEVYKDPPLWAWEANKFVTPGLTQTAQRHVDPDALQKMLKCAGQDYSYRGSVPSHPYFPEKYWLCPEEADKCNPNYLCGNPNYLCGNPNYLCSNRYNTWRMGPYNCWNKCTTYLPRLPKEAGLETVVRGMPLVYPPKPERLNAYEREVVVNMLNSLSRNQPLPQITPRCGCVDPLPGRLPFQGYESTCSGRHYCLRGMDYSVSGPPCTERRLRPLCTELPTVRSVSPCEHRPGMQCAVITPQPSYYPCPNLRWDTSHFKKTGGSQRNNYVVHPEFVSETYPDYHCW is encoded by the exons ATGTTCCTCTTTTCCCGAAAGACCAAGACCCCCGTCAGCACCTACAGTGACTCCTACAGGGCCCCCACCTCCATCAAGGAGGTCTACAAGGACCCACCTCTGTGGGCCTGGGAAGCCAACAAGTTTGTGACCCCG GGCCTGACTCAGACTGCACAGCGCCATGTGGATCCTGACGCCCTGCAGAAGATGCTCAAGTGTGCTGGGCAGGACTACAGCTACAGGGGCTCCGTACCAAGCCACCCCTACTTCCCTGAGAAATACTGGCTCTGTCCAGAGGAAG CAGACAAATGCAACCCAAACTACCTGTGTGGCAACCCAAACTACCTGTGTGGCAACCCAAACTACCTGTGCAGTAACCGGTATAACACGTGGAGGATGGGGCCTTACAACTGCTGGAACAAATGTACCACATACCTTCCCCGGCTGCCTAAG GAGGCCGGGTTGGAGACAGTGGTTCGAGGAATGCCCTTGGTGTATCCTCCTAAGCCGGAGCGACTCAATGCCTACG AGCGCGAGGTAGTGGTGAACATGCTGAACTCGCTGTCACGAAACCAGCCGCTGCCGCAGATCACGCCCCGCTGCGGGTGTGTGGACCCGCTGCCGGGCCGCCTGCCCTTTCAGGGCTATGAGAGCACTTGCTCGGGCCGCCACTATTGTCTGCGTGGGATGGACTACAGCGTCTCCGGGCCACCCTGCACGGAACGCCGCCTGCGGCCTTTATGCACAGAGCTGCCTACTGTAAG GAGTGTGTCTCCCTGCGAGCACCGACCCGGAATGCAATGTGCTGTTATAACTCCCCAGCCGTCGTACTACCCCTGTCCGAACCTTAG ATGGGACACAAGTCACTTCAAGAAGACTGGTGGCTCCCAGAGAAACAACTATGTCGtccaccctgagtttgtgtccgaGACCTATCCTGACTACCACTGCTGGTAG